The Deltaproteobacteria bacterium genome has a segment encoding these proteins:
- a CDS encoding lytic transglycosylase domain-containing protein: protein MSGAATWGAGISAPEIRGRGPAGRARRAAASRRRSLALLLVFVCGASAAGAALGLLKQPDPGDQAANFAFTTAAALETARRADERARRSEAELAAARSRIEALSAGEQELSDFREAERIGVSRWMKDSTALWGDERRRVMAAIIRESRRNGLDPALVAAVIQVESHFDPVAVSTVGARGLMQLMPPTAQWLLQRDPSPPKIRPTQLFNPVLNIELGTSYLAQLMGRFDGDLTRALIAYNAGPATARALQRGSKSWHRLHAYPRNVLATYKALLTAPQQVAAR, encoded by the coding sequence ATGTCTGGGGCGGCGACGTGGGGGGCGGGAATCTCGGCTCCCGAAATCCGGGGGAGGGGGCCGGCTGGCCGTGCGCGTCGAGCCGCGGCCAGCCGGCGCCGTTCGCTGGCACTGCTCCTGGTCTTCGTCTGCGGCGCGAGCGCCGCGGGCGCCGCGCTGGGGCTGCTGAAGCAGCCCGACCCCGGCGACCAGGCGGCGAATTTCGCGTTCACCACGGCGGCGGCGCTGGAGACCGCGAGGCGGGCGGACGAGCGCGCGCGTCGGTCTGAGGCGGAGCTTGCCGCCGCCAGATCGCGGATCGAAGCGCTCTCCGCGGGCGAGCAGGAACTTTCCGACTTCCGGGAAGCCGAGCGCATCGGCGTCTCGCGCTGGATGAAGGACTCCACCGCGCTCTGGGGCGACGAGCGCCGCCGGGTGATGGCGGCGATCATCCGCGAGTCGCGGCGGAACGGCCTCGATCCGGCGTTGGTTGCGGCGGTGATCCAGGTCGAGTCGCATTTCGACCCGGTCGCCGTATCCACGGTGGGCGCGCGGGGGCTCATGCAGCTGATGCCGCCGACGGCGCAGTGGCTGCTGCAGCGGGATCCCTCGCCGCCGAAAATCCGCCCCACCCAGCTCTTCAATCCCGTTCTGAACATCGAGCTGGGAACCAGCTACCTCGCGCAACTGATGGGCCGGTTCGACGGCGACCTCACCCGCGCCTTGATCGCGTACAACGCCGGGCCCGCCACCGCCCGCGCGCTGCAGCGCGGAAGCAAATCATGGCACCGCCTGCACGCCTATCCCAGGAACGTCCTTGCCACCTACAAGGCGCTCCTCACCGCTCCGCAGCAGGTCGCCGCCCGCTAG
- a CDS encoding SDR family oxidoreductase: protein MGLLEGKIAIITGSGGGIGREHALLFAREGAKVVVNDLGSDRHGGGKGAEMADKVVAEIKGKGGDAVANYDSVATREGADGLVWSALNKFGRLDIVVNNAGILRDKTLLNMSEQDFDLVLDVHLRGTFLVTQAAARVFKVQGKGGRIVNTTSLSGLLGNFGQGNYASAKGGIYSLTRTASMEFQRMGVTVNAIAPVALTRMTQDLAMFKGMTPEQIGPQYVAPVAAFLASDLAADITGLIVGVQGPKVFLYRMTETAGVTREGGPWSPAEIKERWAEISR, encoded by the coding sequence ATGGGTCTGCTCGAGGGCAAGATCGCGATCATCACCGGGTCGGGCGGCGGCATCGGCCGCGAGCACGCGCTGCTCTTCGCCCGCGAGGGCGCCAAGGTCGTGGTGAACGATCTCGGCAGCGATCGCCACGGCGGCGGCAAGGGTGCGGAGATGGCGGACAAGGTGGTCGCCGAGATCAAGGGCAAGGGCGGAGACGCCGTAGCGAACTACGACAGCGTGGCCACGCGCGAAGGGGCTGACGGGCTCGTCTGGAGCGCGCTGAACAAGTTCGGCAGGCTCGACATCGTGGTGAACAACGCCGGGATCCTGCGCGACAAGACGCTCCTCAACATGAGCGAGCAGGACTTCGACCTGGTGCTCGATGTGCACCTGCGCGGGACGTTCCTGGTCACGCAGGCGGCGGCGCGCGTGTTCAAGGTGCAGGGCAAGGGTGGGCGGATCGTGAACACGACCTCGCTCTCCGGCCTGCTGGGCAACTTCGGTCAAGGGAACTACGCGTCGGCGAAGGGCGGGATCTATTCGCTCACGCGCACCGCATCGATGGAGTTCCAGCGGATGGGAGTCACCGTGAACGCGATCGCGCCCGTGGCGCTCACGCGGATGACGCAGGACCTCGCGATGTTCAAGGGCATGACGCCAGAACAGATCGGACCGCAGTATGTCGCACCCGTGGCGGCGTTCCTCGCGAGCGACCTCGCGGCGGACATCACAGGCCTGATCGTGGGGGTGCAGGGGCCCAAGGTGTTCCTGTACAGGATGACGGAGACGGCGGGCGTCACGCGCGAGGGCGGCCCCTGGAGCCCGGCGGAGATCAAGGAGAGGTGGGCGGAGATCTCGCGGTAG
- a CDS encoding MFS transporter, translated as MRRVAGLPAVYWWLWIGYLLSSLGTFVFPFLALYLSSRGIDARQTGLVLSLLGVGAVLAGPIGGQLADHAGRKPALLLALAFSAVSALYLGFVRSPLAIAPGVLSFGLGVSMARPAMQAIVADVLPPELLGRAYALLYWAANVGIAVSAWIGGVLAGRTWLGLFAGDAITTVLFAALVVFRVPESRPTPASEARAVGWSTLAGDRPFLAFLATHFAFMIVFWQFQFALPLAVVRSGFGTEEYGRMMALNCAAVFVTQPFTARWLRAIDRGVLLAIASVWVGLGFGAYALSSTMPQYYAATLIWTIGDVVGLPLVSAVVASMSPVALRGRYQGAQMLAQALAMVAAPLVAGAVVDAWGLRALWAGCVVVCFVAGVAHAVLGAARRRRAALAA; from the coding sequence ATGCGTCGGGTCGCCGGCCTGCCCGCGGTCTACTGGTGGCTGTGGATCGGGTACCTGCTTTCGTCTCTCGGCACCTTCGTCTTCCCGTTCCTCGCGCTGTACCTCTCTTCGCGCGGCATCGACGCCCGGCAGACCGGCCTGGTCCTCTCACTGCTCGGCGTGGGCGCCGTGCTCGCTGGGCCCATCGGCGGGCAGCTCGCCGACCATGCGGGACGCAAGCCGGCCCTGCTCCTCGCCCTCGCCTTCTCCGCGGTCTCTGCGCTCTACCTCGGTTTCGTAAGGTCGCCTCTGGCCATCGCGCCGGGAGTCCTATCCTTCGGCCTCGGCGTCTCGATGGCGCGCCCCGCCATGCAGGCCATCGTCGCGGACGTGCTGCCGCCGGAGCTGCTTGGGCGCGCGTATGCGCTTCTGTATTGGGCGGCGAACGTCGGCATCGCCGTCTCCGCATGGATCGGCGGCGTACTTGCCGGACGGACCTGGCTCGGCCTCTTCGCGGGCGACGCGATCACCACGGTGCTGTTCGCGGCGCTCGTCGTGTTCCGGGTGCCGGAATCGCGTCCCACCCCGGCCTCCGAAGCGCGGGCCGTCGGTTGGAGCACGCTCGCGGGCGATCGGCCGTTTCTCGCCTTCCTCGCCACCCACTTCGCCTTCATGATCGTGTTCTGGCAATTCCAGTTCGCGCTTCCGCTCGCCGTGGTGCGCAGCGGCTTCGGGACGGAGGAGTACGGGCGCATGATGGCGCTGAACTGCGCGGCCGTGTTCGTCACGCAGCCCTTCACCGCGCGTTGGTTGCGCGCGATCGACCGCGGCGTGCTGCTGGCGATTGCCTCGGTGTGGGTCGGCCTGGGATTCGGCGCGTACGCGCTCAGCTCCACCATGCCGCAGTACTACGCGGCCACGCTGATCTGGACGATCGGCGACGTCGTTGGACTGCCGCTGGTGAGCGCGGTCGTGGCCTCGATGAGCCCGGTGGCCCTCCGCGGGCGATACCAGGGCGCGCAGATGCTCGCGCAGGCGCTGGCCATGGTGGCAGCTCCGCTCGTCGCCGGCGCCGTGGTCGACGCGTGGGGACTGCGCGCGCTCTGGGCGGGGTGCGTCGTCGTGTGCTTTGTGGCGGGCGTCGCGCACGCCGTGCTGGGAGCGGCACGCCGGAGGCGCGCGGCGCTCGCCGCCTGA
- a CDS encoding carboxypeptidase regulatory-like domain-containing protein → MASRSKSAVAAFTAVVAVLSCILEPPGYAISGRISGAQAHQVTVSLSGTALGADRTSRTDSSGAYSFDGVPKGVYTITPSLAGYHFNPASAPATVNDRDVAAMNFDGQLDDNQSADPLALQVYGRDMGSLYQNLSVVQQGVRVNDAVVKVNGVTIPHPPGWYEDGDYIGQLEAILSTGAQIALQVTRGAKTVTATGKVPEAPILTAPSDGATFAPDRDITVTWTSSTQPDRFTVNAQWSCGSNCGTAKRFPAPASARALTIPAQSLPLGMAIQISVFAYNDGTFSGDYAPWPDYPGMNIRAEWNAVTISR, encoded by the coding sequence ATGGCATCGAGATCGAAGTCGGCTGTCGCGGCGTTTACTGCCGTCGTCGCGGTCCTTTCGTGCATTCTCGAACCTCCCGGCTACGCCATCTCCGGAAGGATCTCGGGCGCACAAGCACATCAGGTCACGGTCAGCCTGTCGGGAACCGCGTTGGGCGCCGACAGGACCAGCCGGACGGATTCCTCGGGAGCCTACTCGTTCGATGGCGTGCCGAAAGGCGTCTATACGATCACGCCGTCGCTCGCCGGGTACCATTTCAATCCGGCAAGCGCGCCAGCGACGGTGAACGACCGCGATGTCGCGGCAATGAACTTCGACGGCCAGCTCGACGACAACCAGTCCGCCGATCCGCTTGCGCTTCAGGTCTACGGCCGGGACATGGGCTCGCTTTACCAGAACCTGTCGGTCGTTCAGCAAGGAGTCCGGGTCAATGACGCCGTCGTCAAGGTCAACGGCGTGACCATTCCGCATCCCCCCGGTTGGTACGAGGACGGAGACTATATCGGCCAGCTCGAAGCCATCCTCTCCACGGGCGCGCAGATCGCCCTGCAGGTCACCAGGGGAGCGAAGACGGTCACGGCGACCGGCAAGGTCCCGGAGGCGCCGATCCTGACAGCCCCCTCCGACGGAGCGACCTTCGCGCCAGACAGGGACATCACGGTCACCTGGACGAGCTCGACCCAGCCCGACCGCTTCACGGTCAACGCGCAGTGGTCCTGCGGGAGCAACTGCGGCACGGCCAAACGTTTCCCCGCTCCTGCCTCGGCTCGAGCGCTCACCATCCCGGCCCAATCCCTGCCTTTGGGAATGGCCATCCAGATTTCCGTCTTCGCATACAACGACGGCACGTTCAGCGGCGACTACGCGCCCTGGCCCGACTACCCGGGCATGAACATCCGCGCCGAGTGGAACGCGGTCACCATCTCGCGGTGA
- a CDS encoding HEAT repeat domain-containing protein translates to MHRAKSLAALAIAATACKPSSSGRALAIGTLAISEAALAGKPEIAESSETLRQQLRSALEGTGRFAVRDGGTLRIQLDIDRAQRTLAPPAAYDPAKPFVEHEVADVAVTLEMTSTGAQGDVERLVAEGGARVPTNADDSLDPGARHAAFSAAVEGALRDAVTGLAAQLDARGKTDDALLKDLSSADARVRDYAIRVLADRRSPAAVPQLIARLQDANPEVARRAAGALIAIGDRRAVTPLIEMTRHRHAEDVGPILYAIASLGGAEAEAFLFTLESGASDEETRRAARGAYEDLVRRKKEDAARLSQRRRARP, encoded by the coding sequence ATGCATCGCGCGAAAAGCCTGGCTGCGCTCGCCATCGCGGCTACTGCCTGCAAGCCGTCGTCGTCGGGGCGCGCCCTCGCGATCGGCACGCTGGCGATCAGCGAGGCGGCGCTTGCCGGGAAGCCGGAGATTGCCGAGTCCTCGGAAACGCTCCGCCAGCAGCTGCGCTCAGCGCTCGAGGGAACCGGGCGCTTCGCCGTCCGCGACGGAGGGACGCTGCGCATCCAGCTGGACATCGACCGGGCGCAGAGGACGCTCGCTCCTCCCGCCGCTTACGATCCCGCAAAGCCCTTCGTCGAGCACGAGGTCGCCGACGTGGCCGTCACGTTGGAGATGACGTCGACCGGAGCGCAAGGAGACGTCGAGCGGTTGGTGGCCGAGGGTGGAGCCCGGGTGCCCACCAACGCGGACGACAGCCTCGATCCGGGAGCCCGGCACGCGGCCTTCAGCGCGGCGGTGGAGGGGGCGCTGCGCGACGCCGTCACCGGTCTCGCGGCACAGCTCGACGCCCGGGGCAAGACGGATGACGCGCTGCTCAAGGATCTTTCCTCGGCCGACGCGCGGGTCCGCGACTATGCCATTCGCGTGCTCGCCGACCGCCGGAGCCCCGCCGCGGTGCCGCAGCTCATCGCCCGGCTACAGGACGCGAATCCGGAAGTGGCTCGCCGGGCCGCCGGCGCCCTGATCGCGATCGGCGACCGGCGTGCGGTGACGCCCCTCATCGAGATGACGCGCCACCGCCATGCCGAGGACGTCGGTCCCATCCTGTACGCCATCGCCAGCCTCGGCGGCGCGGAGGCCGAGGCCTTCCTTTTCACGCTGGAGAGCGGCGCGTCCGACGAGGAGACGCGCCGGGCGGCGCGGGGCGCCTACGAGGACCTGGTCCGGAGGAAGAAGGAGGACGCCGCCCGGCTCTCGCAGCGCAGGCGGGCTCGCCCGTGA
- a CDS encoding phosphopyruvate hydratase produces MTEIVDVHAREILDSRGNPTLECEVTVASGNIARAAVPSGASTGEHEAHELRDGEKNRYGGKGVRTACENVRSRIAPRLVGMDAADQEGIDRLMIELDGTPTKKALGANAILGVSLAAARAAAMSFGIPLYRYLGGLNARTLPVPLMNILNGGAHADSNVDIQEFMVVPWGAPTFAEALRMGAEVFHALKGVLKGRGYFTGVGDEGGFAPSLKSNREALEMIAEAIGKAGYKLGNDIVLALDCAASEFFKDGKYTLEGENKTLDRAQLAELYAAWARDFPIVSIEDGYAEDDWDGWKLLTDRLGASVQLVGDDLFVTNTQRLQRGIAQGIANAVLIKVNQIGSLTETMDCVRLAHFNGYRTVMSHRSGETEDAFIADLAVACDCGMIKTGSASRSDRMAKYNQLLRIEEELGLSARYAGKSAFPRAAKK; encoded by the coding sequence ATGACAGAAATCGTCGACGTCCACGCCAGAGAGATCCTCGACAGCCGCGGCAATCCGACGCTCGAGTGCGAAGTGACCGTGGCCTCCGGAAACATCGCGCGCGCGGCGGTGCCTTCGGGGGCGAGTACCGGCGAGCACGAGGCCCATGAGCTGCGCGACGGCGAGAAGAACCGCTATGGCGGCAAGGGCGTGCGCACGGCCTGCGAGAACGTGCGCAGCCGGATCGCGCCGCGGCTGGTGGGAATGGACGCCGCCGATCAGGAGGGCATCGATCGGCTGATGATCGAGCTCGACGGCACACCCACGAAGAAGGCCCTGGGCGCCAACGCCATCCTGGGCGTCTCGCTGGCCGCGGCGCGCGCCGCGGCGATGAGCTTCGGCATCCCGCTCTACCGCTACCTCGGCGGCCTCAATGCGCGCACGCTTCCCGTCCCGCTGATGAACATCCTCAACGGCGGCGCGCACGCCGATTCCAACGTGGACATCCAGGAATTCATGGTGGTCCCCTGGGGCGCACCCACTTTCGCAGAGGCGCTGCGCATGGGCGCCGAGGTCTTCCATGCGCTCAAGGGCGTCCTCAAAGGGCGCGGCTACTTCACGGGAGTAGGCGACGAGGGAGGGTTCGCGCCGAGCCTGAAGTCGAATCGCGAAGCGCTGGAAATGATCGCGGAGGCCATCGGCAAGGCCGGATACAAGCTCGGCAACGACATCGTTCTCGCGCTCGACTGTGCCGCGAGCGAGTTCTTCAAGGACGGCAAGTACACCCTCGAGGGCGAGAACAAGACGCTCGATCGCGCACAGCTCGCCGAGCTCTACGCCGCGTGGGCCCGGGACTTTCCCATCGTCTCCATTGAGGACGGCTACGCGGAAGACGACTGGGACGGCTGGAAACTCCTCACCGACCGTCTGGGTGCCAGCGTTCAGCTGGTGGGCGACGATCTCTTCGTCACCAATACCCAACGGCTGCAGCGAGGGATCGCGCAGGGCATCGCCAATGCGGTGCTCATCAAGGTGAACCAGATCGGCTCGCTGACCGAGACCATGGACTGCGTCCGCCTCGCGCACTTCAACGGCTACCGGACCGTCATGAGCCACCGCTCGGGCGAGACCGAGGACGCATTCATCGCGGACCTTGCGGTCGCCTGCGACTGCGGAATGATCAAGACCGGGTCTGCGAGCCGCAGCGACCGGATGGCGAAGTACAACCAGCTCCTGCGCATCGAGGAGGAGCTCGGCCTGTCCGCGCGCTACGCGGGAAAGTCTGCGTTCCCGCGCGCGGCGAAGAAGTAG
- the glpX gene encoding class II fructose-bisphosphatase — protein sequence MDRNIGLEAVRLTEAAAMASARVMGRGDEKLADQAAVDAMRKAFNELNIRGTIVIGEGERDEAPMLYIGEKVGKGDSADPEVDIALDPLEGTTITATGGPNALSVIAMSDKGNLLNAPDTYMDKIAVGPSAKGAIDLNKSPSQNLRAIADRKGVYVDDLTVIILNRPRHEKLVAEVRATGARIKLIGDGDVSAAIATCFPETGVDVLMGIGGAPEGVIAAAAIRCMGGDMQGRLAPRNDKEIERAQKMGVKDVKKVFELEEMARGHVVFAATGVTSGDFLKGVRFFKGGAETHSVVMRSKSRTIRYIQSRHTFEHKPNYNA from the coding sequence ATGGATAGGAACATCGGGCTCGAGGCCGTGCGCCTCACGGAGGCCGCGGCGATGGCGTCGGCTCGGGTGATGGGCCGCGGCGACGAGAAGCTCGCCGATCAGGCCGCCGTGGACGCGATGCGCAAGGCGTTCAACGAGCTCAACATCCGAGGCACCATCGTGATCGGCGAGGGCGAGCGGGACGAGGCTCCCATGCTGTACATCGGCGAGAAGGTGGGAAAGGGCGACTCCGCCGATCCGGAGGTCGACATCGCCCTCGACCCGCTCGAGGGCACCACCATCACCGCGACCGGCGGACCGAACGCGCTCAGCGTCATCGCCATGTCGGACAAGGGCAATCTGCTGAACGCGCCCGACACGTACATGGACAAGATCGCCGTCGGGCCGTCGGCGAAGGGAGCGATCGATTTGAACAAGAGCCCCTCGCAGAACCTGCGCGCCATCGCCGACCGCAAGGGTGTCTACGTAGATGACCTGACGGTGATCATCCTCAATCGGCCGCGGCACGAGAAGCTGGTCGCGGAAGTCCGTGCCACCGGGGCCCGGATCAAGCTGATCGGCGACGGCGACGTCAGCGCGGCCATCGCCACCTGCTTTCCCGAGACGGGCGTCGATGTCCTGATGGGGATCGGCGGCGCGCCGGAGGGCGTGATCGCGGCGGCGGCCATCCGCTGCATGGGCGGCGACATGCAGGGCCGCCTGGCGCCGCGCAACGACAAGGAGATCGAGCGCGCGCAGAAGATGGGTGTCAAGGACGTCAAGAAGGTGTTCGAGCTGGAAGAGATGGCGCGCGGACACGTGGTCTTCGCCGCGACCGGCGTCACCTCCGGCGACTTCCTCAAGGGCGTCCGTTTCTTCAAGGGTGGAGCGGAGACGCACTCGGTGGTCATGCGCTCCAAGAGCCGCACCATCCGCTACATCCAGTCGCGGCACACCTTCGAGCACAAGCCGAACTACAACGCATAG
- a CDS encoding CsbD family protein, translated as MDKKNLEGELDKAKGKIKETVGVATGDRELEGEGKLDNLKGKVKDVAGNIREGIKEKLDDLDRPKTDEK; from the coding sequence ATGGACAAGAAGAACCTCGAAGGCGAATTGGATAAGGCCAAGGGCAAGATCAAGGAGACCGTCGGCGTCGCGACGGGCGACCGCGAGCTCGAGGGCGAAGGCAAGCTCGACAACCTGAAGGGCAAGGTCAAGGACGTCGCCGGCAACATCCGCGAAGGCATCAAGGAGAAGTTGGACGACCTGGATCGCCCGAAAACCGACGAGAAGTAG
- a CDS encoding acyl-CoA thioesterase, protein MEPYRVRVIYGDTDQMGVVYYANYLRFFEGARGHFIRGLGLSYGEVERRGILLPVLEASVQYVKSAKYDDVLEIHLSETHTRVKIRFDYKVHRQQDEAVITLGHTVHVCVGPELKPTRAPDWLLSKLEGYRNG, encoded by the coding sequence GTGGAACCCTACCGCGTGCGCGTCATCTACGGTGACACCGATCAGATGGGCGTCGTCTACTACGCCAACTACCTGCGCTTCTTCGAGGGAGCGCGCGGCCATTTCATCCGCGGTCTCGGCCTCTCGTACGGCGAGGTGGAGCGCCGCGGCATCCTCCTTCCGGTCCTCGAGGCGTCGGTGCAGTACGTGAAGTCGGCGAAGTACGACGACGTGCTCGAGATCCACCTGTCGGAGACGCACACGAGGGTGAAGATCCGCTTCGACTACAAGGTGCACCGCCAGCAGGATGAGGCCGTGATCACGCTGGGACACACCGTCCACGTCTGCGTGGGGCCGGAGCTGAAGCCGACCCGCGCCCCGGACTGGCTCCTGTCGAAACTGGAGGGCTACAGGAATGGATAG
- a CDS encoding HAMP domain-containing histidine kinase — protein MPPPGKRGKYLGFVAHEIKNPLATALWSCDLLKRMDAADRGGERAEKMIDVSLRALRRMRRLIEDFFTIERLLEHGYDLKQEKIALKDLVEPALHTLAEKDGISTDGWVLELGNACTTGDSDMLRRAVRASLEHMARGSLGPRLSVAARADGANPALHIRAESAPIPLVPPEPEDRPSGDPTGAVLGFALASRILGFYGGRVEEREGGLWLVFPPAA, from the coding sequence ATGCCGCCGCCGGGAAAGCGCGGGAAGTACCTCGGGTTCGTCGCACATGAAATCAAGAACCCGCTCGCGACGGCGCTCTGGTCCTGCGACCTGCTCAAGCGGATGGACGCCGCCGATCGCGGCGGCGAGCGCGCGGAAAAGATGATCGACGTTTCGCTCCGGGCGCTGCGGCGCATGCGCCGTCTCATTGAAGATTTCTTCACCATCGAGCGCCTCCTCGAGCACGGCTACGACTTGAAGCAGGAAAAGATCGCTCTCAAGGACCTGGTCGAGCCCGCCCTGCACACGCTGGCGGAGAAGGATGGAATTTCCACGGACGGCTGGGTCCTCGAGCTGGGCAACGCATGCACCACCGGAGACAGCGACATGCTCCGCCGCGCCGTGCGAGCGTCGCTGGAGCACATGGCGCGAGGCTCGCTGGGTCCCCGCCTGTCGGTCGCGGCGCGAGCGGACGGAGCGAATCCCGCGCTGCACATTCGCGCGGAGAGCGCGCCTATCCCGCTCGTTCCGCCGGAGCCCGAAGACCGGCCCAGCGGGGATCCCACCGGGGCCGTCCTCGGCTTTGCGCTGGCTTCCCGCATCCTCGGCTTCTACGGCGGTCGGGTCGAGGAACGCGAGGGTGGCCTCTGGCTCGTCTTTCCGCCAGCGGCCTGA
- the rpoH gene encoding RNA polymerase sigma factor RpoH, with the protein MQPSALPSSTGSLAMYLAEINKYPLLTVDEEQRLARLYARSGDLDAAHKLVTSNLRFVVKVAYEYRSYGIKMADLIQEGNIGLMKAVQKFDADKGIRLISYAVWWIRAFIQNYILKSWSLVKLGTTQAQRKLFFSLARTRRELEKFDGVTGDMQKASEGAIAKKLRVKPGEVLEMQQRMEGRDLSLDAPMGEDGGSSHVDFVMDGADLPDAEIAEQEERHIVQERVLEALGRLDPRERYIIEQRIMNDKPMTLKELGEHFGFSRERARQLEIRAKAKLEAELGELMDELFPDEERVPVAETA; encoded by the coding sequence ATGCAACCGTCCGCCCTTCCGTCGAGCACTGGCTCGCTCGCCATGTACCTGGCGGAAATCAACAAGTACCCGCTGCTCACGGTCGATGAAGAGCAGCGTCTCGCCAGGCTCTATGCGCGAAGCGGCGATCTGGACGCGGCCCACAAGCTGGTCACCTCGAACCTGCGCTTCGTGGTCAAGGTCGCGTACGAATACCGCAGCTACGGCATCAAGATGGCCGACCTGATCCAGGAAGGAAACATCGGCCTGATGAAGGCGGTGCAGAAGTTCGACGCCGACAAGGGCATCCGCCTGATCTCCTACGCGGTGTGGTGGATCCGCGCCTTCATCCAGAACTACATCCTCAAGAGCTGGAGCCTGGTGAAGCTCGGGACCACGCAGGCGCAGCGGAAGCTGTTCTTCTCCCTGGCGCGCACGCGGCGCGAGCTGGAGAAGTTCGACGGCGTCACCGGCGACATGCAGAAGGCCAGCGAGGGCGCCATCGCCAAGAAGCTGAGGGTGAAGCCCGGCGAAGTCCTGGAGATGCAGCAGCGCATGGAAGGCCGTGACCTTTCGCTGGACGCGCCCATGGGCGAGGACGGCGGCTCCTCGCACGTCGACTTCGTCATGGACGGCGCCGACCTCCCCGACGCGGAGATCGCCGAGCAGGAAGAGCGCCACATCGTGCAGGAACGGGTGCTCGAGGCGCTGGGTCGGCTCGATCCGCGCGAGCGCTACATCATCGAGCAGCGGATCATGAACGACAAGCCGATGACCCTGAAGGAGCTCGGCGAACACTTCGGCTTCTCCCGCGAGCGCGCGCGGCAGCTGGAGATCAGGGCCAAGGCAAAGCTGGAGGCGGAGCTCGGCGAGTTGATGGACGAGCTGTTCCCGGACGAGGAGCGCGTCCCGGTCGCCGAGACGGCCTGA